A window of Streptomyces armeniacus contains these coding sequences:
- a CDS encoding response regulator, protein MSARPGRPDVIRVVLADDQTLVRSAFAMLVESAPDMEVVGQAGTGREAVELVRGAVADLVLMDVRMPDLDGIEATRLIAADEDLAGVKVLVLTTYDTDEYVVDALRAGASGFLVKDTKPAELLDAIRTVAAGESLLSPGPTARLIARVLRGPVAPGTGGPAPDALAALSDRERQVLELVARGLNNTEIAGTLGLSPLTAKTHVSRIMGKLCVRDRAQLVIAAYESGLVTPGTAAG, encoded by the coding sequence ATGAGCGCGCGCCCCGGCCGCCCGGACGTGATCCGGGTGGTGCTGGCCGACGACCAGACGCTCGTACGGTCCGCGTTCGCCATGCTCGTCGAGTCCGCCCCGGACATGGAGGTCGTCGGGCAGGCGGGCACCGGCCGGGAGGCCGTGGAGCTGGTCCGCGGCGCGGTGGCCGACCTGGTGCTGATGGACGTGCGGATGCCCGACCTCGACGGCATCGAGGCCACCCGGCTGATCGCCGCCGACGAGGATCTGGCAGGCGTGAAGGTGCTGGTGCTGACGACGTACGACACGGACGAGTACGTCGTCGACGCCCTCCGCGCCGGAGCCTCCGGCTTCCTCGTCAAGGACACCAAGCCGGCCGAACTCCTCGACGCCATCCGTACGGTGGCCGCCGGCGAGTCCCTCCTGTCGCCCGGCCCGACCGCCCGGCTCATCGCGCGCGTGCTGCGCGGCCCCGTCGCGCCGGGCACCGGCGGCCCGGCCCCGGACGCGCTGGCCGCGCTCTCCGACCGCGAGCGGCAGGTGCTCGAACTGGTGGCGCGCGGCCTCAACAACACGGAGATCGCAGGCACCCTCGGTCTCAGCCCGCTCACCGCCAAGACCCATGTGAGCCGGATCATGGGCAAGCTGTGCGTACGGGACCGGGCGCAACTGGTGATCGCCGCCTACGAATCGGGCCTGGTGACCCCGGGAACCGCCGCCGGGTGA